A stretch of Porites lutea chromosome 5, jaPorLute2.1, whole genome shotgun sequence DNA encodes these proteins:
- the LOC140938349 gene encoding QRFP-like peptide receptor has translation MKSVENICLIVAFVIMAIMDLVGNTLVVLVIRLNKSMRTPMNTLLLNLAVADMVVAVFVTIRFVIGPTFEHPSGTTGLLLCKFITGGPMSWSAAAVSVFTLVVISIERYNAVVKPLASRSTLTKTKLKLIITGCWLFGFFWNIPNFAVKTYRADLGTCGEQWPGQIFPIVYTFGWSVVAGIVPISLMSYLYSRVVYKLWCEVTPAVPSTPLVCTTEQQNVLT, from the exons atgaaatccgTGGAGAATATTTGTCTCATCGTGGCATTCGTGATTATGGCTATTATGGACCTTGTTGGAAACACCCTGGTGGTTCTAGTGATTCGTTTAAACAAGTCCATGAGAACGCCTATGAATACGCTTTTGCTTAACTTGGCCGTTGCTGATATGGTGGTAGCAGTGTTTGTCACAATACGGTTCGTCATTGGGCCAACATTCGAACACCCATCTGGAACAACAGGCTTGTTGCTTTGCAAGTTCATTACAGGAGGACCGATGTCTTGGTCAGCAGCTGCAGTATCTGTGTTTACCCTGGTTGTAATTTCCATCGAAAG atatAACGCAGTAGTAAAGCCGCTGGCTAGCCGTTCAACACTCACGAAAACCAAGCTGAAGCTCATCATCACCGGTTGCTGGTTATTTGGGTTCTTTTGGAATATTCCTAATTTTGCTGTCAAGACTTATAGGGCGGATCTAGGGACCTGCGGTGAGCAGTGGCCTGGTCAGATCTTTCCAATAGTTTACACTTTTGGGTGGAGTGTAGTGGCTGGAATCGTACCCATTAGTTTAATGAGCTATCTGTACTCAAGAGTGGTTTACAAGCTGTGGTGTGAAGTGACGCCAGCTGTACCATCTACACCACTGGTATGCACTACTGAACAACAAAATGTTCTGACGTAA